The following proteins are encoded in a genomic region of Amycolatopsis sulphurea:
- a CDS encoding calcium:proton antiporter, which translates to MATVRSFVTSWTTVLPVIAVVLLVLTWGRELGPVPVTVVALMLAGTVLAAVHHAEVVAHRVGEPFGSLVLAVAVTVIEVALIVTMMASGGEKADTLARDTVFAAVMITTNGIVGLSLLIGARRYGETRFHPEGSGAALATVATLAGLSLVLPTFTTSRPGPEFSGPQLTFAAIASLVLYAMFVLTQTVRHRDFFLPVGADGQAQDEDQHAVPPARRNALVSLVLLLIALVTVVGLAKVESPAIEAGVRAAGLPQSFVGVVIALLVLAPETLAAARAARHDRMQISLNLSYGSAIASIGLTIPAIALASVWMPGPLQLGLGPTHIVLLALTVVVSVLTVVPGRATRLQGGVHLVLLAGFLVLAMNP; encoded by the coding sequence ATGGCCACCGTGCGTTCCTTCGTGACTTCGTGGACCACCGTGCTGCCGGTGATCGCCGTGGTCCTGCTGGTACTCACCTGGGGCCGCGAGCTCGGGCCGGTGCCCGTCACGGTCGTCGCGCTCATGCTGGCCGGGACGGTGCTGGCCGCGGTGCATCACGCCGAGGTCGTGGCGCATCGGGTGGGGGAACCGTTCGGCTCGCTGGTGCTGGCGGTCGCGGTCACCGTGATCGAGGTCGCGCTGATCGTGACGATGATGGCCTCCGGCGGCGAGAAGGCGGACACTCTCGCGCGGGACACCGTCTTCGCCGCGGTGATGATCACCACCAACGGCATCGTCGGGCTCTCGCTGCTGATCGGCGCCCGCCGATACGGCGAGACCCGGTTCCACCCGGAGGGCAGCGGCGCGGCGCTGGCCACCGTCGCCACGCTCGCCGGGCTGAGCCTGGTGCTGCCGACCTTCACCACGAGCAGGCCGGGCCCGGAGTTCTCCGGCCCGCAGCTGACCTTCGCCGCGATCGCGTCGCTGGTGCTGTACGCGATGTTCGTGCTGACCCAGACCGTGCGCCACCGCGACTTCTTCCTCCCCGTCGGCGCAGACGGGCAGGCACAGGACGAAGACCAGCACGCCGTGCCGCCGGCCCGCCGGAACGCCCTGGTGAGCCTGGTTCTGCTGCTGATCGCGCTGGTCACCGTAGTCGGGCTGGCGAAGGTGGAGTCCCCGGCGATCGAGGCCGGGGTGCGTGCGGCCGGGCTGCCGCAGTCGTTCGTCGGCGTGGTGATCGCCCTGCTGGTGCTCGCCCCGGAAACCCTCGCCGCCGCCCGCGCAGCGCGCCACGACCGGATGCAGATCAGCCTGAACCTGTCCTATGGTTCCGCAATCGCCAGCATCGGCCTGACCATCCCGGCGATCGCGCTGGCCTCGGTGTGGATGCCCGGCCCGCTGCAGCTCGGCCTCGGCCCGACGCACATTGTGCTGCTCGCGCTGACCGTGGTGGTGAGCGTCCTGACCGTGGTCCCCGGCCGCGCCACCCGCCTGCAGGGCGGCGTGCACCTGGTGCTGCTCGCCGGGTTCCTGGTCCTCGCGATGAACCCTTGA
- a CDS encoding S1 family peptidase translates to MRRRITLSLSGTALLVAGLATAALTPAAAQASPGLLAAMQRDFGLTASQAQTRLGQELAAAKVLPVAEKAAGAAYGGAWFDPKLGKLVVGVTDSAVDGAVRATGAETTPVRTTAAALDAAKQKLDATTKTHPAPASVSGWRTDLRTGSVVVSLVPGAHGADVDAFLARAREAGPVTVATAAKPRTLAAGTVGGDPYYINGNVRCSIGFSVQGGFVSAGHCGRAGSSVAGWDGSAMGSFAGSSFPGNDYSFISVGDGWWTTPVVLGWGTVGDRLVRGSEVAPAGSSVCRSGSTSHWHCGTVIALNETINYAEGAVSGMTHTDACAEPGDSGGSFITGDQAQGVTSGGWGDCSSGGETWFQPVNEILQTYGLWLVTA, encoded by the coding sequence ATGCGTCGAAGAATCACCCTTTCCCTCAGCGGCACCGCGTTGCTCGTGGCCGGTCTCGCCACCGCGGCGCTCACCCCGGCGGCCGCGCAGGCCTCGCCAGGGCTGCTCGCGGCCATGCAACGTGATTTCGGCCTGACCGCGAGCCAGGCCCAGACCCGGCTCGGTCAGGAACTGGCTGCCGCGAAGGTGCTCCCGGTCGCCGAGAAGGCGGCGGGCGCGGCTTACGGTGGCGCCTGGTTCGACCCGAAGCTGGGCAAGCTCGTCGTCGGTGTGACCGATTCCGCGGTCGACGGTGCGGTCCGCGCCACCGGTGCGGAAACCACGCCGGTGCGGACCACTGCCGCGGCGCTCGACGCGGCGAAGCAGAAGCTGGACGCGACCACCAAGACTCATCCCGCGCCGGCGTCGGTGAGCGGCTGGCGCACCGATCTGCGTACCGGGAGCGTCGTGGTGTCGCTCGTACCCGGTGCGCACGGGGCGGATGTCGACGCCTTCCTGGCTCGCGCCCGCGAGGCCGGCCCGGTGACCGTCGCGACCGCGGCCAAGCCGAGGACTCTCGCCGCGGGTACCGTCGGCGGGGATCCGTACTACATCAACGGGAACGTGCGCTGCTCGATCGGATTCTCCGTGCAGGGCGGCTTCGTGAGCGCCGGGCACTGCGGTCGCGCCGGCAGCTCGGTGGCCGGCTGGGACGGCTCCGCGATGGGCTCGTTCGCCGGTTCTTCCTTCCCTGGCAACGATTATTCGTTCATCAGCGTCGGCGACGGCTGGTGGACCACCCCGGTCGTGCTCGGCTGGGGGACGGTGGGCGACCGGCTGGTGCGCGGTTCGGAGGTGGCTCCGGCGGGCTCGTCGGTCTGCCGCTCCGGCTCGACCTCGCACTGGCACTGCGGCACCGTGATCGCGCTGAACGAGACGATCAACTACGCGGAGGGCGCGGTCTCCGGCATGACGCACACCGACGCCTGCGCCGAACCCGGTGACTCCGGTGGTTCGTTCATCACCGGCGACCAGGCACAGGGCGTCACCTCCGGTGGCTGGGGCGACTGCAGCTCCGGCGGCGAGACCTGGTTCCAGCCGGTGAACGAGATCCTGCAGACCTACGGGCTGTGGCTGGTCACCGCCTGA
- a CDS encoding RNA-binding S4 domain-containing protein translates to MESTRIDRWLWAVRLAKTRADAAAACRGGHVRVNDRPAKPATTVVAGDRVRARIGTTTRVVEVVQVIQKRVGAPIAATCLIDRTPAPPPEAAIPVARRERGAGRPTKRERRVLDEFRKQSG, encoded by the coding sequence ATGGAATCCACCCGAATCGACCGCTGGCTGTGGGCGGTCCGGCTGGCCAAGACCCGCGCGGACGCCGCGGCGGCCTGCCGTGGCGGGCACGTCCGGGTCAACGACCGTCCGGCGAAACCGGCGACCACCGTGGTCGCCGGTGACCGGGTTCGCGCCCGGATCGGCACGACCACCCGGGTGGTCGAGGTGGTGCAGGTGATCCAGAAACGGGTCGGCGCGCCGATCGCGGCCACCTGCCTGATCGACCGCACCCCCGCCCCGCCCCCGGAGGCGGCGATCCCGGTGGCCCGCCGCGAACGCGGCGCCGGGCGGCCGACCAAGCGCGAACGCCGCGTCCTGGACGAGTTCCGCAAGCAATCCGGCTGA